In Erigeron canadensis isolate Cc75 chromosome 7, C_canadensis_v1, whole genome shotgun sequence, one DNA window encodes the following:
- the LOC122607186 gene encoding uncharacterized protein LOC122607186, giving the protein MAPLTEEQKERSVIVQNLPRVSFIDELMPFFEPYGVEDMKLIHARSNYNYGNAAVLVMASTDRVNEVITASPITIHGMSVTVHPFSTQLIVMITGKANVAKTDPAFRFRALDIPPGYRIDPCPFLRALQMYFSGFNLKDISLQKDENDYNGFVKSHTTKNREQFNNAKARAQKLEAGTEKLPTADLFLPSEASTSTS; this is encoded by the exons ATGGCTCCTCTCACAGAAGAACAGAAG GAGAGAAGTGTGATCGTGCAGAATCTTCCACGTGTTTCATTCATCGACGAATT GATGCCTTTCTTTGAACCATATGGGGTGGAGGATATGAAACTTATCCATGCTCGTTCTAATTATAATTATGGTAATGCTGCTGTTCTTGTAATGGCAAGCACAGATAGGGTAAATGAG GTCATAACTGCTTCACCCATCACCATTCATGGCATGAGCGTCACAGTACATCCATTTag CACACAACTTATTGTCATGATTACGGGAAAGGCAAATGTTGCAAAGACAGATCCTGCATTCAGATTTCGTGCACTTGATATCCCACCGGGTTATCGGATTGATCCCTGCCCC TTTCTAAGAGCTTTGCAAATGTACTTTAGTGGCTTTAACTTAAAGGACATAAGTCTCCAGAAGGATGAGAATGACTATAAtgg GTTTGTGAAGAGTCATACGACAAAGAATAGGGAACAATTCAACAACGCGAAGGCAAGGGCACAGAAACTGGAAGCAGGTACCGAGAAGTTGCCAACGGCTGATTTATTTTTACCTTCTGAAGCGAGCACGTCGACTTCATAA